Genomic segment of Vitis riparia cultivar Riparia Gloire de Montpellier isolate 1030 chromosome 19, EGFV_Vit.rip_1.0, whole genome shotgun sequence:
GACATGGTGCAATGTGAATCCAACAAGTCCATATTAGAGTCCTCTTGCCTACAGAAAACCTAAACTCAATGATCTACTATGAATTCCCATTCAGATAGGGGCAAAGATGTGTGCAAAGAGCAAAGAAAACTGTACAAGTCCTCTAGGCTAAATGAATCAACCTGATCTTCAAACTAAATCCAGATTTTTATTGCACAAGTCACAATCCAGCATGTCTTCGTCGAATCCCCTTGACCACTAGATCATATGAACCGCAAAGGGATTGAGGTATTAGTCAATTAACcacaaccaaaaaaagaaaaaaaaaaccactaatTAACACTACAAATTTAAACAAACTATCTAAAAACTAAGAAATTATAACATTGATCCCCCAATATGCAATCGGCAGATCCATACCACTGAAATTGTAAGCCATGAGCCCCAAATTTCATTGCCTCTTGTCATCATCCCTGGCCACAATCTTGAACTTCCCTGTCTGCTGTTGCTGCAAGCAGAACACCACCACCCATTAAGAAAAACGCATCAAGTCATCGTTCAAAGCACAGTGGCAACAAAAATGatagattaatttaaaatatgaaataaaataataatcaccTTCTTCCATAATTGAGTGTGGTTCTTGCAGAACCCAGCAACAATGCCACCCTTGTTCCTGCCTTCTCTGTACTCAATACAGAGCTCCTCCCTCAGCCCACAAGTCACATGGAATGCCAAAGGGCATTTGGGCTCAGAGCAATCGATGGCACACCCATTTGAACTTTTGCACACATAGCACTTCTCTTTCCACCTACTCAATGGAACCTTAGAGCGATCTACACCATCTCGGCCTTCCGGGTCCTTGAAGAAGACCTCCGGAACAAGAAGAGCGCACACTATGTGAGCCCACCGCCCATCCTCGGTGGGCTTCATGGCTCCACCAGTGTTTGGGCAGAGGCAGCAAGAGAAGGCCTTAGGATTCTTCTTGTTTTGAGAAGAATGAGAACCCAAACATTGGTTGCAGAACCAGTCACCTTCAGGAACACCCTTCACGAGGGGATTGCCATAGCAGGTGGCGTGAACCATCAGATCACACCCATCACAGAACACAATTGGATCCGAAGGGTCTCCGTCGGTGCTCTGACACACAGCACATTCAATCCCATcgtcttcttcctcttcttcaccTTCTTCTCTGCCGGTTTCAACAAATGTTTGGCCACAACCATTCACGACGGACGctccattttccttttccttttgctcttcttcttccggTTCGGCTTTATCTTCCCTCTCCCCCTCAAAGCATGGATTGTACTCAACATTGAGGTCAAAATGAGAAACAGATTTGATTGGGCTGAAATCAGGCTGGACAGCCCACACCCTCTTCTTGGCAGGCAAGCGACATACCCCCACAGAAGCAGCCGCGATGGCGGGTTCTCGGGATTCTTTGCGCTTCTTTGCCGGTAGGCAGGTGGAGGTAATTGGCCCATCAAGGTGATGCTCTTGCACTTGCTCTTGCTCTTGCTCTTTCTCCTTCTCCTTTTGTTGCAAGAGCCTCAACCTCTTGAGAGGGGGTAAGGCATGGAATTTGGAATCCATCATTGTTTGATATGGTTCACAGATTGTGAGAGAATGCAGTCGGAAGAATTTCTCGAACTGTTTGGAGGGTTTTCGTGAATTTTTTGGagggttttttattttggggGTTTTGAATTGAAAAGAGTGGCGGTGGTGGTGGGACGAAGACGAAAAATAAACCCGGGAAAAAGAACACAGGTTTTTCAGTTTTAATGTTTTTTGAGTTTGGCGGGAAACTCAAACATTGGTTTTGGTAGTTTTAAAGTTGGTAATTCTATTTGAAATTTGGCTCataatttagtttaaattttggGTCCCGctctcctttttattttattttattatatcatttaatgGTATTATTTCCtatagcttttaattaaaaaaacaaataaacctattattatttaattgatatTCTTACTTTGCATattctataataataataatatttgaaattaataaatgtaaagaattattagaatttaagtatatgaataatatcatcaacaaaatggttttttcaaataaataaatagtattgTTTAATAGAccatttgacaatgattctaaaaagtatttttaatatttttaacacttaaaactttttataattcaagagttaaaatgattaaaaaagttttttaaaattactataaaatatattctaaaagtCTGTTTAGCAGTagttttaggaaacacttttaatatttttaagattttaaaaattttattatttaagtgttaaaaggaTTAAAAACATCACTACCAAAAACATTTAAGTGTTAAATGGAccaaaaacgttttttaaaatcgcTACCAAACGCAACTTAAATACCATAATAGAACAAAAAATGATtcatatcattttcattaattaaaaaaaaacaactttttaagTATAATAAATGCTCCTACATACATCATAGAGATTCtccttatttatattttaaaattttaaaaataaataaaagagctTAATACTTATAACTAAGACAGTCATGGGCTATTGTATGTTAtcaaaaagttaatttttagtACCACACAACAAATTGATAGACCCAAGAGTTGTCGTTGACCAAAATGGGCACATTTGCTTAATCCTTGACCTAAATCTTAATTGTTAGAATGGGGATGGAGATGTACACACGTCAacaatttatatgaaaatttggtACAATATATATTTAGTCTCTTAAAATTTTCCTCTTAATTTATAGgtgtattttaaataaaagtatatcaAGTTTGCCTACAATTCTATAACATTagttttcttctatatatttattcaacAATCCATAGTTAACTATACATGACAAAGGTTGAGATACCCCTtgatttaaaattagatttcaaAGTAGAACAAATATGAAGGAGAAGGAGAGGGGAGTATCTTTTGATCATATTttatctaagaaattcaaaaagaactttttattggaatgaaaaaactacagtTTTAACTTCAAAAAATCATTCCAAAAAAGGAAGTTCATCCCCCACTTACTTTGAAGGCTAAAGATAACTCAAAAGGCTTGTCTAACACAAGCAACTTACCCATGATAATTGCTTATAAGAAACTACGGATTTACATCAGAATCACAAAACAtaattccttttcttctttctttttttttttctgtcaaATTGACTACTGAAGCCTGCAGGGCAGTTACTTTAAGCAAAAGCA
This window contains:
- the LOC117908631 gene encoding protein Jade-1 codes for the protein MMDSKFHALPPLKRLRLLQQKEKEKEQEQEQVQEHHLDGPITSTCLPAKKRKESREPAIAAASVGVCRLPAKKRVWAVQPDFSPIKSVSHFDLNVEYNPCFEGEREDKAEPEEEEQKEKENGASVVNGCGQTFVETGREEGEEEEEDDGIECAVCQSTDGDPSDPIVFCDGCDLMVHATCYGNPLVKGVPEGDWFCNQCLGSHSSQNKKNPKAFSCCLCPNTGGAMKPTEDGRWAHIVCALLVPEVFFKDPEGRDGVDRSKVPLSRWKEKCYVCKSSNGCAIDCSEPKCPLAFHVTCGLREELCIEYREGRNKGGIVAGFCKNHTQLWKKQQQTGKFKIVARDDDKRQ